The Xiphophorus couchianus chromosome 14, X_couchianus-1.0, whole genome shotgun sequence genome includes a region encoding these proteins:
- the LOC114157027 gene encoding butyrophilin subfamily 2 member A1-like, protein MSAGPAEKSPDPDGVYTVSSRVTVEKRNYNNFTCRVQQRDINQSRETHIHVPDDFFMNESSCSVSISFNVILVIMFVLGVAFLIWMKQQNKKKKKKLTKKISEEQKNLIAAAKLEEEQEKSKKEQKMIDQQINALMEMSEELKEQKKKLNDQTEETATMIDEDEKKFKAVDEEVTNQTGSMTEKKAQGYLKLKEIITESKEKLTKRKQGHQEVGFMTDKLIKRTNDEINKLEERKQEIENNLKEINKQLDQKETQE, encoded by the exons ATGTCTGCTGGACCTGCAGAGAAAAGCCCAGATCCTGATGGTGTTTACACTGTTAGCAGCAGAGTGACTGTAGAGAAGAGAAACTACAACAACTTTACCTGCAGAGTCCAACAGAGAGACATCAACCAGAGCAGAGAGACACACATTCATGTTCCAG ACGATTTCTTCATGAATGAGTCCAGCTGCTCCGTTTCTATCAGCTTCAATGTGATTTTAGTCATCATGTTTGTTCTTGGAGTCGCTTTTCTTATTTGGatgaagcaacaaaacaaaaaga aaaagaaaaagttaacaaagaaaatcagTGAAGAGCAAAAGAATCTCATTGCAGCAGCAAAACTAGAGGAGGAGCAAGAAAAGAGCAAGAAGGAACAGAAAATGATTGATCAGCAGATTAATGCATTAATGGAGATGTCAGAGGAACtaaaggagcagaaaaaaaaacttaatgatCAAACGGAGGAGACAGCAACAATGATTGATGAAGATGAGAAGAAGTTTAAGGCTGTTGATGAGGAAGTAACAAACCAGACGGGGagcatgacagaaaaaaaagcacaaggaTACTTAAAACTGAAGGAAATTATAACAGAGAGCAAAGAGAAACTGACTAAGAGAAAGCAAGGTCATCAAGAGGTCGGATTTATGACAGATAAACTAATAAAGAGAACAAACGATGAAATTAACAAActggaggaaagaaaacaggagATAGAAAACAAtctaaaggaaataaacaaacaacttgATCAAAAAGAGACACAGGAGTAA
- the LOC114157917 gene encoding butyrophilin subfamily 1 member A1-like, translating to MIKLFRLFPLYRHLFVFRMVHEPQRLSLKPFFQKVVIAEFIVGFLLLVDSCKGESLETKRPRLVAAMAGDDVVLPCHLGVTVNPDELVVEWGRLDLNPRFVFMWFEGSENVNEKNIAYKGRTSVFTDRLRDGDVSLRLTAVKHSDNGRFRCYNPRDSRIFC from the exons ATGATTAAACTTTTCCGTCTCTTTCCTCTTTATCGtcacctttttgttttcaggatgGTTCACGAACCACAGAGGTTATCTTTAAAGCCTTTCTTCCAAAAGGTTGTGATTGCTGAATTCATTGTTGGCTTCCTTCTCCTGGTTGACAGCTGCAAAG GTGAGTCTCTGGAGACGAAGCGTCCTCGGCTCGTTGCAGCGATGGCCGGTGATGACGTGGTTTTACCGTGTCACCTGGGAGTTACTGTGAACCCCGACGAGTTGGTGGTGGAATGGGGGAGACTGGACCTCAATCCcagatttgtgtttatgtggTTTGAAGGgagtgaaaatgtaaatgagaaaaacatcGCATACAAGGGAAGAACGTCTGTGTTCACAGACAGACTGAGAGACGGAGACGTTTCATTGAGGCTGACGGCTGTAAAACACTCTGACAACGGCAGATTCAGATGCTACAATCCTAGAGATTCAAGAATATTCTGTTGA